The Neochlamydia sp. S13 genome has a segment encoding these proteins:
- a CDS encoding F-box/WD40 repeat-containing protein, with the protein MQINNLSYFPPTLLNPSYSFSSPILRLPEELLTLIFSYLSVKDLVHAGMVCRQWNRIKEDPILWTSLYRYDFPFFTSPNSSYTRAMYINSFVTQNNLKAGKIQKEIELPPYVGGKTFFDFSDSAGFLLVEVADKTRLWNLAHGRFQDSPTQLKGDICSLFSPDGSLLATASSDGTVHLWNIITSALVHNLKGHTGMVIHAVFSEDGKMLAILSDDRLVHLWKISTGECLHIFSHNEEIIHAIFSPDGRTLTVEDDNNKLHLWDIAKGQPIHVLNYEGEIYENVFSPHGELLATIFEEKTVRVCKVPTGELLYTLNHEGDLWDCCFSPDGNLLATASQDHTVRLWEAVSGKLLHTFKHAGEVNKVAFTPDGSKLVAACQENYAILWDICSGQAIHYLKHEKEVQSVFFSADGSILVTTNFQGQVNLWTVAEGVQFANLKSASTIYNEIRVAFSKDGSMIALATDSSIRILSFNPLFLNSSFS; encoded by the coding sequence ATGCAAATTAATAATTTATCTTATTTCCCCCCTACTCTGCTAAATCCTTCTTATTCTTTTTCCTCACCCATTTTGCGCTTACCCGAAGAGCTTCTTACTCTTATTTTTTCTTATCTTTCTGTGAAAGATTTAGTCCATGCAGGCATGGTATGTCGCCAATGGAATAGGATAAAAGAAGACCCTATTCTTTGGACCTCGCTTTATCGTTATGATTTTCCATTTTTTACTTCACCTAATTCGTCATATACTAGGGCTATGTATATTAATAGCTTTGTAACTCAAAATAACTTAAAAGCAGGAAAGATTCAAAAAGAAATTGAGCTACCACCGTATGTGGGAGGGAAAACATTCTTTGATTTTTCTGATAGTGCTGGCTTTCTATTAGTAGAAGTTGCTGACAAAACGCGTCTATGGAATTTAGCCCACGGCCGGTTTCAGGATTCTCCTACTCAGCTTAAGGGTGACATTTGCTCTTTGTTTTCGCCCGATGGAAGCCTACTAGCGACAGCCTCTTCGGATGGTACTGTTCATCTTTGGAATATCATTACCTCTGCACTTGTCCACAATCTTAAAGGACATACAGGCATGGTGATCCATGCAGTTTTTTCCGAGGATGGAAAGATGCTTGCCATCCTTTCGGATGATAGATTAGTGCACCTTTGGAAAATCTCTACAGGAGAATGCTTACATATCTTTTCCCATAATGAAGAGATCATTCATGCGATTTTTTCACCTGATGGAAGAACTCTTACGGTAGAAGATGATAATAATAAATTACATCTTTGGGACATTGCCAAGGGTCAACCTATCCATGTTTTAAATTATGAGGGAGAAATTTATGAAAATGTTTTTTCTCCTCATGGAGAGTTACTCGCTACCATCTTTGAAGAAAAAACTGTACGTGTTTGTAAAGTGCCTACTGGTGAGCTTCTCTATACATTAAACCATGAAGGAGACTTATGGGATTGCTGCTTTTCACCCGATGGAAATTTACTAGCAACGGCTTCACAAGATCATACCGTGCGCCTTTGGGAGGCTGTGAGTGGCAAGCTTCTTCATACCTTTAAGCACGCTGGGGAAGTCAATAAGGTCGCTTTTACACCTGATGGAAGTAAGCTTGTCGCAGCATGTCAGGAGAATTATGCTATCCTTTGGGACATCTGTTCTGGACAAGCTATCCATTACCTTAAACACGAGAAGGAAGTGCAAAGTGTGTTTTTTAGCGCTGATGGTAGTATCCTTGTAACGACTAATTTCCAAGGACAAGTGAATCTTTGGACAGTAGCAGAAGGGGTACAATTTGCTAATTTAAAAAGCGCCAGCACTATTTATAATGAAATACGCGTGGCTTTTTCTAAAGATGGAAGTATGATTGCTCTTGCAACAGATTCCAGTATTCGTATTTTAAGTTTTAATCCTCTTTTTCTTAATTCTTCGTTTTCATAA
- a CDS encoding ATP-dependent DNA helicase, which yields MSSILPREKNIEGVDAQKALKILQPEGNLSKIIKGFESREEQQKMMQNIIEAYNKDQIALIEAGTGTGKSIAYLIPAILWAAQRKERSVISTHTITLQEQLLLKDIPIVAQALNITVKAVLVKGMRNYVCLRKVEETRAEQLLLAPQEAEEFARIDAWAHTTYDGSKSSLTFEPSGHLWDKVCAENDTCSKSQCPFYQDCHFFKARKEANEAHLLIVNHHLLFADLASRAESKNYQDPSILPIYTKVILDEAHHIEDIATEYFAQKVNQLDLLRVVGRLAAEKGGKTQGKLAQLKEKILAHYNSKAPPTEISSLLSKFNIDLPGIRIDLLKLITEGFDKLHAFINIAKAGIRPNEEHSNENKLRLLPEHYKHTLWVGEIKSHIHALATSLQKYVQVISSIENALKALGQEPLNEVSKGIRYEIEALCGRLADASFILQQFVDTAPPPSKVRWIEAQLLKTMINVNIADAELDIAKALAEYLFKPFSSVVLCSATLATNKQFTFTKQRLGLTPSYISKLTLTENIYDSPFDYRKQALLAIPNDIPNPLDSRFNLAAAEKIWECIQASHGNAFVLFTSYNMLKICYQVLQARLQQYKYTLFKQGDDNRQTLLNKFKKTDRSVLFGTDSFWEGVDVVGEALRCVIIVKLPFKVPTEPITQARTEAILAKGGDPFMEYSLPNAIVKFKQGFGRLIRNKNDRGCIVCLDTRLITKKYGQQFLNSLPPCQHIFIPSEKLREYMQNFYKKTTYLAKNNSS from the coding sequence ATGAGCAGCATATTACCCAGAGAAAAGAACATTGAAGGAGTTGATGCTCAGAAAGCCTTAAAAATTCTTCAACCTGAAGGAAACCTTAGTAAAATTATAAAAGGTTTTGAATCGCGTGAAGAGCAGCAGAAAATGATGCAAAACATCATTGAAGCTTATAATAAAGATCAAATAGCTTTAATAGAAGCAGGAACAGGGACGGGTAAAAGCATTGCTTATCTTATTCCTGCTATTCTCTGGGCAGCCCAAAGAAAAGAACGTTCGGTTATCTCCACGCATACAATCACCCTGCAGGAGCAACTTCTTTTAAAAGATATTCCTATCGTAGCCCAAGCGCTTAATATCACTGTCAAAGCAGTGCTTGTAAAAGGGATGCGCAACTATGTATGTTTGCGAAAAGTAGAAGAAACACGCGCAGAGCAACTCCTTCTTGCCCCTCAAGAAGCAGAGGAATTTGCTCGTATTGATGCTTGGGCACATACGACCTATGATGGTTCTAAGTCTTCCTTAACTTTTGAGCCTTCTGGACACTTATGGGACAAGGTCTGTGCAGAAAATGATACTTGCAGTAAAAGCCAATGCCCTTTTTATCAAGACTGCCATTTTTTTAAGGCTCGAAAAGAAGCTAACGAGGCGCATCTGTTGATCGTCAATCACCACTTGCTTTTTGCTGATTTGGCTAGCCGTGCTGAATCTAAAAATTATCAAGACCCTTCCATTTTGCCTATTTATACCAAAGTTATTTTAGATGAAGCTCATCATATTGAAGATATTGCTACAGAATATTTTGCTCAAAAAGTAAATCAGCTAGATCTATTGCGAGTGGTAGGACGTTTAGCAGCAGAAAAGGGCGGTAAAACTCAAGGGAAGTTAGCTCAACTTAAAGAAAAAATTCTTGCTCACTATAATTCTAAAGCGCCCCCAACAGAAATCAGCTCCCTTTTAAGTAAATTCAATATTGATCTTCCAGGCATACGTATCGATCTTCTTAAGCTGATTACTGAAGGCTTTGATAAGCTCCATGCTTTCATTAACATAGCAAAAGCTGGTATAAGGCCTAATGAAGAACATTCTAATGAAAACAAACTCCGCCTCTTGCCTGAGCATTATAAGCATACTTTATGGGTAGGAGAAATTAAAAGTCATATTCACGCTTTAGCTACTAGCTTACAAAAGTATGTACAAGTAATCAGTAGCATCGAAAATGCTCTTAAAGCGCTAGGTCAAGAGCCTCTTAATGAAGTCTCTAAAGGTATTCGTTATGAAATCGAAGCTCTTTGCGGGCGATTGGCAGACGCGAGTTTTATCCTGCAACAGTTTGTAGATACAGCTCCCCCTCCTAGTAAAGTAAGGTGGATTGAAGCCCAGCTGCTTAAAACAATGATTAATGTAAATATTGCAGATGCCGAATTAGATATTGCAAAAGCTTTAGCCGAGTATTTATTCAAACCCTTTAGTAGCGTAGTTCTTTGCAGTGCTACCTTGGCTACCAATAAGCAATTTACTTTTACCAAGCAACGCTTAGGGCTTACTCCTTCTTACATAAGCAAGCTTACGCTAACAGAAAACATCTATGATTCTCCTTTTGATTACCGCAAGCAAGCTTTATTAGCTATCCCTAACGATATTCCTAATCCTCTTGATAGCAGATTTAATTTAGCAGCAGCAGAGAAAATTTGGGAATGCATTCAGGCCAGCCATGGAAACGCTTTTGTGCTTTTTACTTCATACAATATGCTTAAAATATGTTACCAAGTTTTACAAGCACGTCTTCAGCAATATAAATATACTCTTTTTAAACAAGGCGATGACAATCGTCAAACCCTGCTTAATAAATTTAAAAAGACCGATCGATCTGTGTTATTTGGAACAGACTCCTTTTGGGAAGGAGTCGATGTAGTAGGAGAGGCACTTCGCTGTGTCATCATTGTTAAACTACCCTTTAAGGTACCTACCGAACCTATTACTCAAGCACGTACCGAGGCAATATTAGCTAAAGGGGGCGACCCTTTTATGGAGTATTCTTTACCTAATGCAATCGTGAAATTCAAACAAGGTTTTGGTCGTCTTATTCGTAACAAAAATGATAGAGGTTGTATTGTATGCTTGGACACACGGTTGATTACAAAAAAATATGGACAGCAATTTTTGAATAGCCTCCCTCCTTGCCAGCATATTTTTATTCCCAGTGAGAAGTTACGCGAATATATGCAAAATTTTTATAAAAAAACTACCTATCTAGCTAAAAATAATTCTAGCTAA
- a CDS encoding RNA polymerase sigma factor: MNKDNFKSNFSHQHQQKVDELVSIAKEQGYITYEEINDILPMSFDSPEQIDQVLIFLSGMDVQILNQSEVERQKERKKEAKELEGLPKRSEGTPDDPVRMYLKEMGSVPLLSREEEVEISKRIEKAQIQIERIIMRFGYSTAETIAIAQYLLQGKERFDKCVAEKEVPNKQEFLNLLPKLCALLKQEEQHLVELLKKIDDPDLNKENKPSLLEEVEKCRIRTQAYLRRFHVRHNIIEDFGELILRAYDRFLQLEKEIQELTPRAERNKFAAAKLASAKRKLKKREIAAGRTLEEFKKDVRMLQRWMDKSQEAKREMVESNLRLVISIAKKYTNRGLSFLDLIQEGNMGLMKAVEKFEYRRGYKFSTYATWWIRQAVTRAIADQARTIRIPVHMIETINKVLRGAKKLMMETGREPNPEELAVELGITAERVREIYKIAQHPISLQAEVGDGGESQFGDFLEDTAADSPAEATGYSILKDKMNEVLSTLTDRERKVLIQRFGLLDGKPKTLEEVGIEFNVTRERIRQIEAKALRKMRHPTRSKQLKAFLDLLEVE, from the coding sequence ATGAATAAAGATAACTTTAAAAGCAATTTTTCTCACCAACATCAACAGAAAGTGGATGAACTCGTTTCCATTGCTAAAGAGCAAGGGTATATCACCTACGAGGAAATTAACGATATTCTTCCCATGTCTTTTGATTCGCCCGAGCAGATTGATCAAGTGTTGATCTTTTTAAGTGGCATGGACGTCCAAATCCTTAATCAATCTGAAGTTGAGCGCCAAAAGGAGCGTAAGAAAGAAGCGAAAGAATTAGAAGGCCTTCCTAAACGTTCTGAAGGCACTCCTGATGATCCCGTAAGAATGTACTTAAAAGAAATGGGCTCTGTTCCCCTTTTAAGCCGGGAAGAGGAAGTTGAAATTTCCAAACGAATCGAAAAAGCGCAAATCCAAATTGAACGCATCATTATGCGTTTTGGCTACTCCACTGCTGAGACCATAGCAATTGCTCAATATTTGCTACAAGGAAAAGAGCGTTTTGACAAGTGTGTGGCAGAAAAAGAAGTGCCTAATAAGCAAGAGTTTCTTAATCTTTTACCTAAACTATGCGCTCTTCTCAAACAGGAAGAGCAACATCTAGTAGAGCTTCTTAAAAAAATCGATGATCCTGACCTAAATAAAGAGAATAAGCCCTCGCTATTAGAAGAAGTAGAGAAATGTCGTATTCGTACTCAAGCTTACTTACGTCGCTTTCATGTTAGGCATAACATTATTGAAGACTTTGGCGAACTTATCTTAAGAGCCTATGACCGCTTTTTACAATTAGAAAAAGAAATTCAAGAATTAACTCCTCGGGCAGAAAGAAATAAATTTGCTGCTGCCAAGCTAGCCTCTGCCAAACGAAAACTTAAAAAACGTGAAATTGCCGCAGGTAGGACATTAGAAGAGTTTAAAAAAGACGTACGGATGCTGCAGCGTTGGATGGACAAAAGTCAGGAAGCCAAAAGAGAAATGGTCGAGTCCAATTTACGTTTGGTTATTTCTATCGCCAAAAAATATACGAATAGAGGCCTTTCCTTTTTAGATTTGATTCAGGAAGGTAACATGGGCCTTATGAAAGCCGTGGAAAAATTTGAGTATCGACGTGGCTATAAATTTTCTACCTATGCAACTTGGTGGATTCGCCAAGCTGTTACCCGTGCTATCGCCGATCAAGCTAGGACTATCCGCATACCTGTACATATGATTGAAACCATTAACAAGGTCTTACGGGGCGCTAAAAAGTTGATGATGGAAACGGGTAGAGAGCCCAATCCTGAAGAACTTGCTGTAGAGCTGGGTATCACTGCTGAGCGTGTGCGTGAGATTTATAAGATTGCCCAGCATCCTATCTCTTTACAAGCAGAAGTAGGTGATGGAGGAGAGAGCCAATTTGGAGACTTCCTAGAAGATACGGCTGCCGATTCACCAGCAGAAGCCACAGGATACTCCATTTTGAAAGATAAGATGAATGAAGTGCTCTCTACCTTAACGGATCGGGAAAGAAAAGTTCTTATTCAACGTTTCGGATTATTAGATGGTAAGCCTAAAACGCTTGAAGAAGTAGGAATAGAGTTTAATGTAACTAGAGAACGTATTCGGCAAATTGAAGCCAAAGCCCTAAGGAAAATGCGCCATCCTACCCGCTCTAAACAGTTAAAAGCCTTTTTAGATTTGCTAGAGGTTGAATAG
- a CDS encoding competence protein CoiA: MHFYALDEKENLVPAHQADKSLHYYCRECLGLVKSRGGLLRQMHFYHLEPNRSCRQNGKSLVQLQVQHYLQNCLPDCELEKEFPLINRIADVYWEKEGLIIEIQCSSISAREIEERNQDYARIGYQVLWILHDRLFNRHRLTAAEYFLQDSLHYFTNIDSEGVGYIYDQWDRIEKGKRALTLGFRKVNFFSYHSHLKESLALGSYPPWIKKRLESWRGYFTGDYLDYFLNMQESEKAALLSALSVDEQSGIMQVEENLQPGVKRKLKKLIRLISFSYRLGLNFILEKLAK, translated from the coding sequence ATGCACTTTTATGCCTTAGATGAAAAAGAAAATCTGGTGCCTGCTCATCAAGCAGATAAAAGTCTGCATTATTATTGTAGGGAGTGTCTAGGCCTCGTCAAATCGCGGGGAGGCCTTTTAAGACAGATGCACTTTTACCATCTAGAGCCCAATCGATCCTGTCGACAAAATGGCAAATCCCTTGTCCAATTACAGGTGCAGCATTATTTACAAAATTGCTTACCTGATTGTGAATTAGAGAAAGAATTTCCTCTTATCAATCGCATTGCAGATGTGTACTGGGAAAAAGAGGGCTTAATAATAGAAATTCAATGCTCCTCCATCTCTGCCCGTGAAATAGAGGAGCGCAATCAAGATTATGCTAGAATAGGTTATCAAGTTCTTTGGATATTACACGATCGCTTATTCAATCGCCATCGTTTAACAGCCGCTGAATATTTTCTACAAGACTCCTTACATTATTTTACCAATATCGATTCCGAAGGAGTAGGATATATTTATGACCAATGGGATAGAATAGAAAAAGGCAAGCGTGCGCTTACTCTAGGCTTTCGAAAAGTAAATTTTTTCTCTTACCACTCTCATCTTAAAGAATCCTTGGCTTTAGGTAGCTATCCACCTTGGATAAAAAAAAGGCTGGAATCATGGAGAGGATATTTTACAGGCGATTATTTGGACTATTTCTTAAACATGCAAGAATCAGAAAAAGCTGCTTTATTGTCAGCTCTTTCAGTAGATGAGCAATCAGGAATTATGCAAGTAGAAGAAAACCTCCAGCCAGGGGTAAAAAGAAAGTTAAAAAAATTAATCCGTCTAATTAGCTTTTCGTATCGCTTAGGATTAAATTTTATCCTTGAGAAATTAGCAAAATAA
- the rpsT gene encoding 30S ribosomal protein S20 translates to MAQAPSEKKKEKRSSALKRDLQSIKRNQINRVFKSQVRTAVRALEENLSKKDAALNHKHLSEIYSLMDKGVKKGVYKVNKANRTKARFAARAAKAL, encoded by the coding sequence ATGGCTCAAGCACCTAGCGAGAAAAAAAAAGAAAAACGTTCGTCGGCATTAAAAAGAGATCTTCAAAGTATCAAAAGAAATCAGATTAATAGAGTGTTTAAATCGCAAGTCAGAACAGCGGTACGTGCTCTAGAAGAAAATCTTTCCAAAAAAGATGCGGCATTAAATCATAAGCATTTAAGTGAAATTTACAGCCTAATGGATAAAGGTGTAAAAAAAGGCGTCTATAAAGTTAATAAAGCTAATCGCACTAAAGCACGTTTTGCTGCTCGCGCGGCTAAAGCCTTATAA
- a CDS encoding RluA family pseudouridine synthase codes for MKLTLDQNLSLLDALTLLSPNSSKTTLRSWLKEGRVYVDESVEKVSSKLIKKNQTITVGARPDPYIQDLRILYEDSHLIVIDKPSGLLSVTSAFEKDNTAHALLKKHFRPRKVYVVHRLDQDTSGVMLFAFSERAYEKLKAIFAEHHIVREYIAIVEGRMEQSQGKWESYLYEDENYFVHSSLNPERGRLAITHYQVIEMSKHYSLVKFTLETGRKNQIRVQCKAAGHPVLGDLKYGSSVTPVRRLCLHAQGLGFNHPINGKHMQFKSSLPQAFKKYFKNA; via the coding sequence ATGAAACTTACCTTAGACCAAAATCTTTCATTGTTAGACGCCTTAACTCTTTTATCCCCAAATAGTTCTAAAACAACTCTACGCTCCTGGTTAAAAGAGGGACGGGTGTATGTCGATGAAAGTGTAGAAAAAGTCAGTAGCAAGCTGATTAAAAAAAATCAAACAATTACCGTAGGAGCAAGGCCAGATCCTTATATACAAGATTTACGGATATTATATGAAGATTCTCATTTAATAGTGATTGATAAGCCTTCGGGTTTATTAAGTGTGACTAGCGCTTTTGAAAAAGATAACACCGCGCATGCTCTTTTAAAAAAACATTTTCGTCCGCGTAAGGTCTATGTTGTTCATCGGTTGGATCAAGATACTTCTGGTGTGATGTTATTTGCTTTTTCAGAAAGGGCTTATGAAAAATTAAAAGCAATTTTTGCGGAACACCATATTGTAAGAGAATATATAGCTATTGTAGAAGGCCGTATGGAACAATCCCAAGGCAAATGGGAATCCTACCTTTATGAGGATGAAAATTATTTTGTACACTCTTCTTTAAATCCAGAGCGTGGTCGTTTAGCTATCACGCATTATCAGGTTATAGAAATGAGTAAGCACTATTCCTTAGTAAAATTTACTCTAGAAACAGGAAGAAAAAATCAAATTCGCGTTCAATGTAAAGCTGCAGGCCATCCTGTGCTAGGAGATCTTAAGTATGGTTCTTCGGTTACTCCTGTGCGCAGGCTATGCTTGCATGCTCAAGGGTTAGGATTTAATCATCCTATCAATGGCAAACATATGCAATTTAAATCTTCTCTTCCACAAGCTTTTAAAAAATATTTTAAAAATGCATAA
- the rsmD gene encoding 16S rRNA (guanine(966)-N(2))-methyltransferase RsmD: MNFLKSFMLYIIAGRYKNRKIQFPKHTLTRPTTNKLRGALFNICQTYIEDASFLDLFCGSGAMGLEAISRGAAQATFVDEAKASLQCVRENIQSLGVEKQVRPLWGEARAVLKKLAKQGEQFDIIYIDPPYETKGLSEEIISMIDESNLLKVEGMLFIEESKALLIDKEKWLTLQLESARKMGCTQLIQFKKISCPQSPLL; encoded by the coding sequence ATTAATTTTTTAAAGTCATTTATGTTATATATCATTGCAGGTCGCTATAAAAACAGGAAAATTCAGTTTCCTAAACATACTCTCACTCGGCCCACCACCAATAAGCTACGGGGAGCTCTCTTTAATATTTGTCAAACTTATATAGAAGACGCTTCTTTTTTAGATCTTTTTTGTGGATCAGGGGCGATGGGGCTAGAAGCTATAAGCAGAGGGGCGGCTCAAGCAACCTTTGTAGATGAAGCTAAAGCAAGCCTCCAATGTGTGCGTGAGAATATACAATCTTTAGGGGTAGAAAAGCAAGTCCGCCCCTTATGGGGAGAGGCTAGGGCTGTGTTAAAAAAGCTAGCAAAGCAAGGAGAGCAGTTTGATATCATTTATATTGACCCTCCTTACGAAACTAAGGGTTTATCAGAAGAGATCATCAGCATGATAGATGAAAGTAACCTGTTAAAGGTTGAAGGAATGTTATTTATTGAAGAAAGCAAAGCACTGCTAATAGATAAAGAGAAATGGCTTACCTTGCAATTAGAAAGTGCGCGAAAGATGGGGTGTACCCAACTTATACAGTTTAAAAAGATTAGCTGTCCTCAATCCCCCCTGCTTTAA
- a CDS encoding IS5 family transposase (programmed frameshift), translating into MKFDKIEKLDDERFRRLTGVKRGTFDKMVQILQQADAAKKIKGGRKYKLRLEDMLLMTLEYMREYRTYFHISQSYGISESSAYKAVKWIEDTLIKHPDFALPGRKELLKSDTEYEVILVDATETPIERPKKKQKRYYSGKKKKHTLKTQVVVDKKSKKVICTSFGNGKKHDFRLFKESQVKINPQIRVLTDSGYQGLTKLHAQTQMPKKKSKKKPLTQEDKRTNQSLSRERVANENVIGLLKRFKIIADRYRNRRKRFALRFNLIAAIYNWELNT; encoded by the exons ATGAAATTTGATAAGATAGAGAAATTAGATGATGAACGATTTCGCAGATTGACAGGAGTAAAGCGTGGTACCTTTGATAAGATGGTGCAAATTTTACAGCAAGCCGATGCGGCCAAGAAGATTAAAGGCGGGCGTAAATATAAACTACGTTTAGAAGACATGCTGCTAATGACCTTGGAATATATGCGAGAATATAGGACCTATTTCCATATTAGTCAAAGCTATGGAATCAGTGAAAGCTCAGCTTATAAAGCGGTGAAATGGATTGAAGATACGTTAATCAAGCATCCAGATTTTGCTTTACCGGGACGTAAAGAGCTTTTGAAAAGCGATACGGAATATGAGGTTATTTTGGTTGATGCTACAGAAACGCCTATTGAGCGCCCTA AAAAAAAACAAAAGCGCTATTATTCAGGGAAAAAGAAAAAACATACCCTAAAGACCCAAGTTGTAGTCGATAAGAAGAGTAAAAAAGTAATTTGTACCTCATTTGGCAACGGCAAAAAGCATGATTTTAGGCTATTCAAAGAATCTCAGGTTAAAATCAATCCACAAATAAGAGTGTTAACCGATTCAGGATATCAAGGATTAACAAAGCTGCATGCCCAAACCCAGATGCCCAAGAAAAAAAGTAAGAAGAAGCCTTTAACTCAAGAGGATAAAAGAACAAACCAAAGTTTATCCAGAGAAAGAGTTGCCAATGAAAACGTGATTGGCCTCCTTAAGCGCTTTAAAATTATAGCCGATCGCTACAGAAATAGACGTAAAAGATTTGCACTTCGCTTCAACTTGATTGCAGCAATCTATAACTGGGAATTAAATACGTGA
- a CDS encoding CocE/NonD family hydrolase produces MHLKILTIFFLLSTSLCWAKDNFVADLTVKIPMRDGYELPADIYFPADGREKKAPCILLRCPAGRKAMPWVGYTSLTHFGYVVVMQDTRNALDINGKTAPFITDGWGALQDGYDTVEWLAKSPYTNGKIGTLGFSAVGCTQLLLAPSAPPSLKCQYIGIAAGSLYHHAIFPGGQLHKNQVEGWLGYYSKDTGVLSFVSSQPFYNAFWEELDSIKVAQKVRVPGFLYGGWYDTFLQGTIDAFVSRQNHGGKGALGKQKLLIGPWTHWWPISSKLGDFPVPPQGFSPSYDMSPQRWFDYHLKGIENGVDQLPPVTYYVMGPFDGSPSKGNVWKTAENWPIPAKNKAFYLGQSHKLMTEITKEKRVVYSFNADPKNPVPTIGGRNLFLDCGPRDQRAIESRSDVLVFTTEPLEEDLEVTGHLLAKLYVTSNASDTDFVVRLSDVYPDGRSILISDGIHRTAIQSPQLKRWASWQKPYEIEIDLASTSMVFAKGHCIRVSICGSNFPRYEVNHNVGLLEMASGRCAIARNKIYTGPAYPSRLILPLVE; encoded by the coding sequence ATGCATTTAAAAATTTTGACAATTTTTTTTCTTTTAAGTACTTCATTATGTTGGGCCAAAGATAATTTTGTTGCCGATTTGACAGTTAAAATTCCCATGCGAGATGGTTATGAATTACCGGCAGATATTTATTTTCCCGCGGATGGAAGGGAAAAAAAAGCTCCTTGTATCTTATTAAGATGCCCGGCGGGTCGCAAAGCAATGCCTTGGGTGGGATATACCTCTCTCACCCATTTTGGCTATGTAGTAGTCATGCAGGATACCCGAAATGCTTTAGATATCAATGGGAAGACGGCTCCTTTTATTACCGATGGCTGGGGAGCTTTACAAGATGGGTATGATACAGTTGAGTGGTTAGCAAAAAGTCCTTATACGAATGGAAAGATTGGGACCTTAGGCTTTTCAGCCGTAGGCTGCACTCAACTGCTACTAGCACCTTCTGCACCTCCATCTCTTAAATGTCAGTATATTGGAATTGCTGCAGGTAGCTTATACCATCACGCCATTTTTCCAGGTGGACAGCTTCATAAAAATCAGGTAGAAGGATGGCTAGGATATTATTCTAAAGATACAGGGGTTTTAAGCTTTGTAAGCTCTCAGCCTTTTTATAATGCATTTTGGGAGGAGTTAGACTCAATCAAGGTGGCACAAAAAGTGAGAGTGCCAGGATTTTTATATGGAGGGTGGTATGACACCTTTTTGCAAGGGACCATCGATGCTTTCGTATCTCGGCAGAATCATGGAGGGAAAGGCGCTTTAGGAAAGCAGAAATTGTTGATAGGGCCGTGGACTCATTGGTGGCCTATATCCTCTAAGCTAGGTGATTTTCCTGTTCCTCCTCAAGGATTTTCTCCCTCTTATGATATGTCTCCTCAACGTTGGTTTGATTATCACCTTAAAGGCATAGAAAATGGTGTAGATCAATTGCCTCCCGTGACCTATTACGTGATGGGTCCTTTTGATGGCTCGCCTTCGAAAGGAAACGTATGGAAAACTGCTGAAAATTGGCCCATACCTGCTAAAAATAAAGCTTTTTATTTGGGGCAAAGCCATAAATTAATGACCGAGATAACAAAAGAAAAAAGGGTCGTCTATTCCTTTAATGCTGACCCTAAAAATCCTGTTCCTACAATAGGAGGGCGTAATCTCTTTCTAGACTGTGGCCCTAGAGATCAGCGAGCGATTGAAAGTCGTTCCGATGTACTGGTATTTACTACTGAACCCTTAGAAGAAGACCTGGAAGTCACTGGCCATTTATTAGCTAAATTATATGTAACTTCCAATGCTTCTGACACCGATTTCGTCGTACGTTTAAGTGATGTCTACCCGGATGGGCGTAGCATTTTAATTTCCGATGGAATCCATCGAACGGCCATTCAATCTCCTCAGCTAAAAAGATGGGCTTCTTGGCAAAAGCCTTATGAGATTGAGATTGATTTAGCTTCTACGAGTATGGTTTTTGCCAAAGGGCATTGTATAAGAGTCTCAATTTGCGGTTCAAATTTTCCTCGCTATGAGGTTAATCACAACGTGGGTTTATTAGAAATGGCTTCTGGTCGGTGTGCTATAGCCCGCAATAAAATCTATACCGGCCCGGCTTATCCTTCACGCCTTATTTTACCCCTAGTTGAATAA